The proteins below are encoded in one region of Salmo salar chromosome ssa02, Ssal_v3.1, whole genome shotgun sequence:
- the LOC106578696 gene encoding carcinoembryonic antigen-related cell adhesion molecule 20 — MAFYLKTFYTVLVLTLTGGLDPTSVSAASPNASGPDLTGLSYVGWVRAGYETNFTCTSNCIPGCTYTWLLKGRTFIGSELTWTPDGLDHIVELQCTAVNTENGRSKSITTILEVKSSVSVRPSPQLSLPVLNQSFSLDCNGSFPGLPVLWYKDGQVVAPDAMINLLEHNTSLHFNSLLPSDGGFYQCEVTMANMAKSKVISVGYLLNFDHWSVSISGPDTVLPGTEYTFTCQVNCTVDLDCSIRWPLRGSILTSAYFSVRKNILKWIPSVPGTVQVFTCVVENTAAGRSAEASKTVKVTGPTVSGSETVRLSGVLGLVLCVGQLFLLDP, encoded by the exons ATGGCATTCTATTTGAAGACTTTCTACACTGTGTTGGTACTGACACTGACAG GAGGCCTTGATCCTACCAGTGTCTCAGCAGCATCTCCTAATGCAA GTGGACCTGATTTAACAGGCCTTTCCTACGTGGGTTGGGTGAGAGCTGGATATGAGACGAACTTCACCTGTACCTCCAACTGCATCCCAGGATGCACCTACACCTGGTTGCTGAAGGGGCGCACTTTCATTGGGAGTGAGTTGACCTGGACCCCAGACGGTCTGGACCACATTGTGGAGCTGCAGTGTACTGCGGTCAACACAGAGAATGGGCGCTCCAAGAGCATAACCACAATCTTGGAGGTGAAAA GCTCAGTGTCCGTGAGGCCCAGcccacagctctctctccccgtcctcaACCAATCCTTCAGCCTGGACTGTAATGGCTCCTTCCCAGGCCTGCCAGTGCTCTGGTACAAAGACGGCCAGGTTGTAGCTCCAGACGCCATGATAAACCTGTTGGAACACAACACCTCCCTCCACTTTAACTCCCTGCTGCCCTCTGATGGTGGCTTCTATCAGTGTGAGGTGACCATGGCAAACATGGCTAAAAGCAAGGTCATAAGCGTGGGCTACCTGCTAAACT TTGATCATTGGAGTGTTAGTATCAGTGGCCCTGACACAGTGTTGCCTGGGACAGAATACACCTTTACCTGCCAGGTGAACTGCACTGTCGACCTGGACTGCTCCATCCGCTGGCCGTTGAGGGGGAGTATCCTTACTAGCGCCTACTTCTCCGTGAGGAAGAATATCCTGAAATGGATCCCGTCGGTACCTGGTACGGTCCAGGTATTCACCTGTGTGGTGGAGAACACAGCAGCTGGACGCTCTGCAGAGGCCTCCAAGACAGTGAAGGTCACAG GACCCACAGTATCAGGATCTGAAACAGTGAGGCTGAGTGGAGTTTTAGGACTGGTTCTCTGTGTGGGTCAGCTGTTCCTCCTGGATCCCTAG